TGACTACTGTTGTaatgaaatgagaattaaaaggactactttattttctaattaaatatttttaatagaaCTCTACTGCACACACAgacactttttcatttaaatgcatatttgtatgttagtatgtttacatacataaataatagcCTATTCATTCGTATACAGATGTTTGCAATTATATATTAACCTTTTAAtcaaccacacaaacacacaacactcacacacacacacacacacacacacacacacacacacacacacacacatatatatatatatatatatatatatatatatatatatatatatatatatatatatatatatatatatatatatattcaccacatATGTATATCGTTAATTAAATGCTTAATGTACATAATTGCAAACGTGCATATGAATGAAAAGGcaattcataaattatgttaacatacaatcatacatatgtacatgtaaatgaaaacgtgtctgtatataatatatataatatatatacatataaatacaaatataaatactgtatatatatactgtatatatatatacatggataatGTGTATAATTGCAGATATGTGTATACAAATGAATCGGCATTTCTtcaagtatgtatgcatacaaacatacttatGAGTCTACATGAAaacacgtgtctgtgtgtgcagTAGAATTCTACTGCACACACTCATTTCTTATCTGATACATCTGCTAAAGAACTTTATCTTCTGATGAACAGTACAGGTGCATTATCGGAAGAGGAGACGAGGAAAAAGTTGATGATGCTGGacaatataaaagtgaaaatgaagaatCAAACTACTTCGTAGAAAAAGAGATCATGAATGACAGTGAAGAGGATGTAGAATATTTACCTGATATTACAGATGAGAGTAATGAAAGTGATGGTGAAGAGTTTCTCATTATCGTGCACATGCTAGAAAGTGACCTAGGAGATGTTCCACCCCTGTCAATTCCAGGCATCGTCACAGGACTCCCTCACGCCAGGCACCAGCCACAGGTGGCATTGGTACACCTGTCCGACCACCTGCAGCCATAGATTGTGCTGCTACACCTGCCCCATCACATGCAGCCACAAATGGCACCGCTAGACCTATCCCATCACATGCAGCCACAAATGGCACTGCTAGACCTGGCTCATCACATGCAGCCACAAATGGCATTGCTACACCTGCCCCGTCACATGCAGCCACAACTGGCACTGCTACACCTGCCCCATCACATGCAGCCACAACTGGCACTGCTACACCTGCCCCATCACATGCAGCCACAAATGGCACCGCTAGACCTGTCCCATCACATGCAGCCACAAATGGCACTGCTACACCTGCCCCATCACATGCAGCCACAAATGGCACTGCTACACCTGCCCCATCACATGCAGCCACAAATGGCACTGCTACACCTGCCCCATCACATGCAGCCACAAATGGCACTGCTACACCTGCCCCATCACATGCAGCCACAAATAGCACTGCTACACCTGCCCCATCACATGCAGGCACAAATGGCACTGCTACACCTGCCCCATCAAATGCAGCCACAAATGGCACGGTTACACCTGCCCCATCACATGCAGCCACAAATGGCACTGCTACACCTGCCCCATCACATGCAGCCACAAATGGCACTGCTACATCTGTCCCATCACATGCATCCACAAATGGCACTGCTAGACCTGCCCCATCACATGCAGCCACAAATGGCATTGCTACACCTGCCCCATCACATGCAGGTACAAATGGCACCGCTAGACCTGTCCCATCACATGCAGGCACAAATGGCACTGCTAGACCTGTCCCATCACATGCAGCCACAAATAGCACTGCTACACCTGGCCCATCACATGCAGCCACAAATGGCACCACTACACCTGCCCCATCACATGCAGCCACAAATGGCACTGCTACACCTGCCCCATCACATGCAGCCACAAATGGCACTGCTACACCTGCCCCATCACATGCAGCCACAAATGGCACTGCTACACCTGCCCCATCACATGCAGCCACAAATGACACTGCTACACCTGCCCCATCACATGCAGCCACAAATGGCACCACTAGACCTCTCCCATTACATGCAGCCACAAATGGCACTGCTAGACCTGCCCCATCACATGCAGCCACAAATAACACTGCTACACCTGCCCCATCACAAGCAGCCACAAATGGCACCGCTACACCTGTCCCATCACATGCAGCCACAAATGGCACTGCTACACCTGCCCCATCACATGCAGCCACAAATGGCACTGCTACACCTGCCCTATCACATGCAGCCACAAATGGCACTGCTACATCTGCCCCATCACATGCAGCCATAAATGGCACTGCTACACCTGCCCCATCACATGCAGCCACAAATGTGCGGCACTGCTACAACTGCCCCATCACATGCAGCCACAAATGGCACTGCTACACCTGCTCCATCACATGCAGCCACAAATGGCACTGCTACACCTGCCCCATCACATTCAGCCACAAATGGCACCACTAGACCTGTCCCATCACATGCAGCCACAAATGGCATTGCTACACCTGCCCCATCACATCCAGCCACAAATGGCACCGCTAGACCTGTCCCATCACATGCAGCCACAAATGGCACTGCTAGACCTGCCCCATCACATGCAGCCACAAATGGCACTGCTACAACTGCCCCATCACACGTAGCCACAAATGGCACTGCTACATCTGCCCCATCACATGCAGCCACAAATGGCACTGCTACACCTGCCCCATCACATGCAGCCACAAATGACACTGCTACACCTGCCCCATCACATGCAGCCACAAATGGCACCGCTAGACCTGTCCCATCACATGCAGCCACAAATGGCACTGCTAGACCTGCCTCATCACATGCAGCCACAAATGGCACTGCTACACCTGCCCCATCACATGCAGCCACAAATAGCACTGCTATACCTGTCCTATCACATGCAGCCACAAATGGCACTGCTAGACCTGCCTCATCACATGCAGCCACAAATGGCACTGCTACACCTGCCCCATCACATGCAGCCACAAATGGCACTGCTACACCTGCCCCATCACATGCAGCCACAAATGGCACTGCTACACCTGCCCCATCACATGCACGCACAAATGGCACTGCTACACCTGCCCCATCAAATGCAGCCACAAATGGCACTGTTACACCTGGCCCATCACATGCAGCCACAAATGGCACTGCTACACCTGCCCCATCACATGCAGCCACAAATGCCACTGCTACACCTTCCCCATCACATGCAGCCACAAATGGCACTGCTAGACCTGTCCCATCAAATGCAGCCACAAATGGCACTGCTACACCTGCCCCATCACATGCAGCCACAAATGCCACTGCTAGACCTGCCCCATCACATGCAGCCACAAATGGCACTGCTAGACCTGGCCCATCACAAGAAGCCACAAATGGAACTGCTAGAACTGGCCCATCACATGCAGCCACAAATGGCACTGCTACACCTGCCCCATCACATGCAGCCACAAATGGCACTGCTAGACCTGTCCCATCACATGCGGCCACAAATGGCACTGCTAGACCTGGCCCATCACATGCAGCCACAAATGGCACTGCTAGACCTGCCCGATCACATGCAGCGACAAATGACACTGCTACACCTGCCCCATCACATGCAGCCACAAATGTCACTGCTAGACCTGGCCCATCACATAATGTCATAGATGACACTCCTGGCCCATAATGTGCAGCCACAGATGGCACCACTACACCATCCCCATCACGACCAGCCACAGTTTCCCCAGTCACTAGGATAAGAAAGCCCTAGGATGATTATGAAATGTGTCACCAATAGTAGAGCTTCAGAAGAGCACAGTGACCAGTTCACCAGGAATCATGAAAAAATTTATGCATGCTTTGTGTGAGGAACTTTTTAAACCATGAGCAGTAAAACAGCTTGACTCTCCATCCCTGACAAGAGGCCTCAATATACTGATCTCCACTGTCTAAGGGTCCCTTTACCTGGCTTGGCTGCAGAATGCAACCCAGGAGGCCCCGTGGTAGCAGAGAGTGCTGCTCCCTTGGTTAGGTGCCTGGAGTGCCCTAAGGGCTCAGACAGGAAAGCTATTTGCCCTTGTCATTACCATAATAAGTGTACTACCTGCGGTGCTACTTAAGTAAGTGAGAATGTGTTGTAAATTGTCAGCAATGTTTCTTTTGTCATATCCTAAAAAAGGCATCACAGTCgaagataagtaaaataaagaaggtattatgaaattagaaataaaaaaaaattaatttttttctgtctacTGTAGGGTACTGTTGAGGCCAGGGAAGCAGTGAAACATCCTATTTGAGGCTCATAGGATTCTtctatgtgtataagtatataagaAGTTGTTGGTTTAGCCAGCAAACAATCATTATATTTCACCCGGACTTTGCAATAGTAGCGATAAGCATAAAAAGTAACTTAACCTCACCAGAAAAATAACCTCATTTGTGCCTATCTCCTACATATAGCTACTTGAAGCAAGGGAAGCACTGTGGGTCCTAACTGAGGCTCACATGCCTCTAGTATGTGGGAGATTACTTAGCTATCAACAGTCAGTATcaacaaatatagaaaaatatgcaATTTAACGCAGGTTTAAAAATTACCCATTCATTATCAAAAATATAGTTGAAGTTCAAGGCTGGTGTGTGAAAATACAttagaaaggttgaaattttgcatcTCCTTATCagattaaataaaagtttatgaggAATTGTTTTTGTATTCCACCAAACACTGGGTATATTTCACTAAGGTTTAGCAACAGTGTTGGTAGACATAGGTTTTGTGTTCCAGGGTTAGTAAATATTTAGTTAGAAATAAAGTAGTCCTTTTAATTCTCATTTCGCTGTAACTTTAGTCACGCTAacattcttgtgtgtgtatatgtatgtatgtatatatatatatatatatatatatatatatatatatatatatatatatatatatatatatatatatatatatatatatatatatatatatatatatatatatatatatatatatatatatatatatatatatatatatatatatatatatatatatatatatatatatgtgtgtgtaattttgttgCATTTGTATATGAGAAAATCCTTTCCAACTTAACTGTTAGCAGTGAACTCAGTCTTCAGCTATAATCTCAATGAGTACTACTATACACCCGATTCACACCCACCATAACACCATAAGAATTACGCATCTGGTGAGCCTCGAAGGGAAATTCGAACCATAAGAAGAGATAGTGGGGTGGATCCTTTTATTATCAACCCTTCGACTGAAATGAAGTCATAAAGTTCCGTACTTCCGTTAATGCTAAGCCATCCTTTCCGTTAATATTCTCGGTTCTGGCATTTATAGACTTTTCCTTATAATTACACCGTGAATGGGGAATTCCTCCCATCCTCATTTTCTTTGCTCACGCGCAGACTCGTAAGTGCCCCAAGAATCATGTTGGTCGTAATCACATACGTATAACTACAAGACATTCAAATGTCTTTtgatgtgaaaattatattttgcataataaCGAAATGCGTTTTGCAATGGTTGCGTACGGGACTCTTGAAAACAttaagaattatatatgtatatatataggcttatatgtgtgtgcgtgtgcacgcctgtgtatatgtgtatgtgtactgttCTTATTAATACAAGTTTGTGTAACATACAAagatttactttttaactttgcaAGTTTGCTAAGCTTTGTCAACAGCTATATCAACACCCCTAACCTTATatccaaatttttttaaacttactaACATTTCCTTTCCTAATATTTACTCGTCTCCAAGACCAACCACCTGATTCCACTAATGATGCAATTCTCCCTAATAACAATGCAGTTCCTTGACGAATCATTCATCACTGAATATAATAGCCATtcgatgtttttattctttttttttttgcattcatttatCTCCTGCGTCCATTCCAGCTCTTGTATTTTCTGTTTCCCTTAAAGGTCCTTCATGATACAATTCGGAATTTCCTTGATCGCTTCGTGATGAATTTCTAATGGCTCGTTAGTTAGGGAATACTATTATTGTTCGGTAATTTGTCTTTGACTGCAATATAAATTTAAGAACATCCACTACAACATGCGTGTGTTTCCATTTATCAGCAAACACATTATcacacagatacatatgtatatatatatatatatatatatatatatatatatatatatatatatatatatatatatatatatatatatatatatatatagtatatatatatatatatatatatatatatatatatatatatatatatatatatatatatatatatactatatatatatacatacatacatacatacatacatacatacatacatacatacatacatacatacatacatacataagcacaaaTCATGCACACATAATTACTTACGCGGACTTGTGGTTTTCTTTTCAAGGTGATTTGATTTGGCTAGATAATGTGATAGAAAAATAACTCACAGTGgtatatcatctacatatctacataATAAAAACTAGAtcctgagaatatatatatatatatatatatatatatatatatatatatatatatatatatatatatatatatatatatatatatatatatatatacgtacatacatacatacatacatacatacatacatacatacatacatacatacataagtacagaTCATACACAACACAATTA
This DNA window, taken from Macrobrachium rosenbergii isolate ZJJX-2024 chromosome 4, ASM4041242v1, whole genome shotgun sequence, encodes the following:
- the LOC136836570 gene encoding uncharacterized protein, yielding MAACDGADVAVPFVAACDRAGVAVPFVAACDGAGVAVPFVAACDGTGVAVPFVAACDGAGVAVLFVAACDGAGLAVPFVAACNGRGLVVPFVAACDGAGVAVSFVAACDGAGVAVPFVAACDGAGVAVPFVAACDGAGVAVPFVAACDGAGVVVPFVAACDGPGVAVLFVAACDGTGLAVPFVPACDGTGLAVPFVPACDGAGVAMPFVAACDGAGLAVPFVDACDGTDVAVPFVAACDGAGVAVPFVAACDGAGVTVPFVAAFDGAGVAVPFVPACDGAGVAVLFVAACDGAGVAVPFVAACDGAGVAVPFVAACDGAGVAVPFVAACDGAGVAVPFVAACDGTGLAVPFVAACDGAGVAVPVVAACDGAGVAVPVVAACDGAGVAMPFVAACDEPGLAVPFVAACDGIGLAVPFVAACDGAGVAAQSMAAGGRTGVPMPPVAGAWREGVL